One Mycolicibacter sp. MU0083 DNA window includes the following coding sequences:
- a CDS encoding 4'-phosphopantetheinyl transferase family protein: MSKLLGTVLHGAPAGSLAWAERYEDPPGLAPLPEEEELIARAVDKRRNEFVTARYCARLALEELGRPPVPILKGEKGEPTWPDGIVGSLTHCAGFRGAVVGRRTDVRSVGIDAEPHDVLPDGVLRAISLPQERDELATLPADRHWDRILFCAKEATYKAWFPLTKRWLGFEDAHITLTANDGDSGAFVSRILIDPAALSGPPLTELRGRWSTAGGLVLTAIVL; this comes from the coding sequence ATGAGCAAGCTGCTGGGAACCGTTCTCCACGGTGCGCCTGCGGGTTCGCTGGCCTGGGCCGAACGCTACGAGGATCCGCCCGGACTGGCTCCGCTGCCCGAGGAAGAAGAACTGATCGCCCGTGCGGTCGACAAGCGCCGCAACGAGTTCGTCACCGCCCGCTACTGCGCCCGGCTGGCACTCGAAGAACTCGGCCGGCCCCCGGTCCCGATCCTCAAGGGGGAGAAGGGCGAACCGACCTGGCCCGACGGTATCGTCGGCAGCCTGACGCACTGCGCCGGCTTTCGCGGCGCCGTGGTGGGCCGTCGCACCGACGTGCGATCGGTGGGCATCGACGCCGAGCCGCACGATGTGCTGCCCGACGGCGTACTCAGGGCGATCAGCCTGCCGCAAGAACGCGATGAACTGGCCACCCTGCCCGCCGACCGGCATTGGGACCGAATCCTGTTCTGCGCCAAGGAAGCCACCTACAAGGCGTGGTTTCCGCTGACCAAGCGGTGGCTCGGATTCGAAGACGCCCACATCACGCTGACGGCGAACGACGGGGACTCCGGGGCGTTCGTATCCCGAATCCTGATCGACCCCGCGGCGCTGTCCGGACCGCCGCTGACCGAACTGCGCGGGCGCTGGTCGACGGCCGGCGGTCTGGTGCTGACGGCGATCGTGCTGTGA
- a CDS encoding metallophosphoesterase family protein, whose amino-acid sequence MTTHKLRAAQGPTLWAVSDLHTGHMGNKPVTESLHPATGDDWLIVAGDVAERTDEIRWALDLLRKRFAKVIWVPGNHELWTTNKDPMQIFGRSRYDYLVDMCDQMGVITPEHPFPVWTEEGGPATIVPMFLLYDYTFLPAGASTKAEGLAIARENNVVATDEFLLSPEPYGTRDAWCRDRVAVTRKRLEDLDWMTPTVLVNHFPMVRQPCDALFYPEFSLWCGTTETADWHTRYNAICSVYGHLHIPRTTYYDEVRFEEVSVGYPREWRRRQPHRWLRQILPDPQYPPGYLNEFGGHFTITDEMREASAKFAERLRERRAR is encoded by the coding sequence GTGACTACGCACAAGCTGAGGGCCGCGCAGGGCCCGACTCTGTGGGCGGTCTCGGACCTGCACACCGGTCACATGGGCAACAAGCCGGTCACCGAGTCGCTGCATCCGGCCACCGGTGACGACTGGCTGATCGTCGCCGGCGACGTCGCCGAGCGCACCGACGAGATCCGCTGGGCGCTGGACCTGCTGCGCAAACGGTTCGCGAAGGTCATCTGGGTGCCCGGCAACCACGAGCTGTGGACCACCAACAAAGACCCGATGCAGATCTTCGGGCGCTCGCGTTACGACTACCTGGTCGACATGTGCGACCAGATGGGCGTCATCACCCCCGAACACCCCTTCCCGGTCTGGACCGAAGAAGGCGGCCCGGCCACGATCGTGCCGATGTTCCTACTCTACGACTACACGTTCCTGCCGGCCGGAGCATCCACCAAGGCCGAGGGGCTGGCCATCGCCCGGGAGAACAACGTGGTGGCCACCGACGAGTTCCTGCTGTCACCGGAGCCCTACGGCACCCGCGACGCCTGGTGCCGCGATCGGGTGGCCGTCACCCGCAAGCGCCTCGAAGACCTGGACTGGATGACGCCGACCGTGCTGGTCAACCATTTCCCGATGGTGCGCCAGCCCTGCGATGCGCTGTTCTACCCGGAGTTCTCGCTGTGGTGCGGCACCACCGAAACCGCCGACTGGCACACCCGCTACAACGCGATCTGCTCGGTCTACGGGCACCTGCACATCCCGCGCACCACCTACTACGACGAGGTGCGCTTCGAGGAGGTCTCGGTGGGCTACCCGCGGGAGTGGCGGCGACGCCAGCCGCACCGCTGGCTGCGCCAGATCCTGCCCGACCCGCAGTACCCGCCCGGCTACCTCAACGAATTCGGCGGTCACTTCACCATCACCGACGAGATGCGGGAGGCCAGCGCGAAGTTCGCCGAACGGCTACGGGAACGGCGGGCGCGATGA
- a CDS encoding DUF3558 domain-containing protein gives MLTKLRLITALGALVMAVVMVWQQAPLRSDVATGSSAVQLRSTAIPLAPPTTSSKAVNITNPRPFDACEDIPFNVIEELGLAFTPPKPVEGVRCEFDAGNYQMAVETFVWRSYDESIPADAIEMDINGHRAAQFWVMKPTEWNNRWWVSCMVAFKTSYGLIQQALYYSPVYSNPDMDCQAENLMRAHQLAPHYKY, from the coding sequence ATGCTCACCAAACTGCGTCTCATCACCGCGCTCGGCGCGCTGGTGATGGCCGTCGTGATGGTCTGGCAGCAGGCACCCCTGCGCAGCGACGTCGCCACCGGTAGTTCCGCGGTGCAGTTGCGCTCCACCGCCATCCCGCTGGCACCGCCGACCACATCGAGCAAAGCGGTCAACATCACCAACCCGCGCCCGTTCGACGCCTGCGAGGACATCCCCTTCAACGTCATCGAAGAACTGGGTCTGGCGTTCACCCCGCCCAAGCCGGTCGAAGGTGTGCGCTGCGAGTTCGACGCCGGCAACTACCAGATGGCCGTCGAGACCTTCGTGTGGCGCAGCTACGACGAATCCATTCCGGCCGATGCGATCGAGATGGACATCAACGGGCACCGCGCGGCGCAGTTCTGGGTGATGAAGCCCACCGAATGGAACAACCGGTGGTGGGTCTCCTGCATGGTGGCGTTCAAGACCAGCTACGGGTTGATCCAGCAGGCGCTGTACTACTCGCCGGTGTATTCGAACCCGGACATGGACTGCCAGGCCGAGAACCTGATGCGCGCCCACCAGCTGGCCCCGCACTACAAGTACTGA
- a CDS encoding CocE/NonD family hydrolase: MTSTSARTTGPRLADVVANRVLRRLPPPTTGYTVRREQIPMRDGVLLRADHYQPTGEVAGTLLVRCPYGRGFPFALVFARMYAARGYRVILQSVRGTFGSGGVFEPMANEAADGADTVAWLRTQPWFTGAFGTIGLSYLGFTQWSLLADPPPELKAAVITVGPHDLHQSTWGVGSFSLNDFLGWSHMMAHQEDRPRIRAGLRQLTAQRRVRRAAAELPLGSAGRKLLGDGAGWYESWVEHPEADAFWDRLRYPVALEQTSVPVLLLGGWQDLFLDQSLAQFRALRDRGAEVALTVGPWTHTEMLTKGLQTVTGESLAWLGTHLAGSGGPPRTSRVRTYVTGGPGWREMPDWPPQTADRSWWLQPGEGLSETPLPGDAADSVCFTYDPADPTPTVGGRLLAPGGGYQRDDKLARRADVLAFTGAALTDDVTVFGSPVVELAHSSDTPYVDVFVRVSEVDARGRSRNVSDGYRRLENACGTVRIELDEIAHRFAAGSRIRLLIAGGNHPRYARNLGTGEPAISGAAMRTATHTVRLAGSRLLLPADR, from the coding sequence GTGACGAGCACGTCCGCCCGCACCACCGGCCCCCGTCTGGCCGACGTCGTCGCCAACCGCGTGCTGCGGCGACTGCCGCCGCCCACCACCGGCTATACGGTGCGCCGCGAACAGATCCCGATGCGCGACGGGGTGTTGCTGCGAGCAGACCACTATCAGCCGACCGGCGAGGTGGCCGGCACACTGCTGGTGCGCTGCCCCTACGGCCGCGGTTTCCCGTTCGCGCTGGTGTTCGCCCGGATGTACGCGGCCCGCGGCTACCGGGTGATCCTGCAGAGTGTGCGCGGCACCTTCGGCTCCGGCGGCGTTTTCGAACCGATGGCCAACGAGGCCGCCGACGGTGCCGACACCGTGGCGTGGCTGCGGACCCAGCCCTGGTTCACCGGGGCCTTCGGCACCATAGGTTTGTCGTATCTGGGTTTCACCCAGTGGTCATTGCTGGCCGACCCGCCGCCGGAACTCAAGGCCGCGGTCATCACCGTCGGCCCGCACGATCTGCACCAGTCGACCTGGGGTGTGGGATCGTTCTCGCTCAACGATTTCCTGGGCTGGAGCCACATGATGGCCCACCAGGAGGACCGCCCCAGAATCCGCGCCGGCCTGCGGCAGTTGACCGCGCAACGCCGGGTCCGACGTGCCGCCGCGGAACTGCCGCTGGGGTCCGCCGGACGCAAGCTGTTGGGCGACGGTGCAGGCTGGTACGAATCCTGGGTCGAGCACCCCGAGGCGGACGCGTTCTGGGACCGGTTGCGCTACCCGGTGGCGCTGGAGCAGACGTCGGTTCCGGTGTTGTTGCTCGGCGGCTGGCAGGACCTGTTCTTGGATCAGAGCCTGGCGCAGTTCCGGGCACTGCGCGATCGGGGCGCCGAGGTGGCACTGACCGTGGGCCCGTGGACGCATACCGAGATGCTGACCAAGGGCTTGCAGACCGTGACCGGCGAATCCCTGGCCTGGCTCGGCACCCATCTGGCCGGCTCGGGCGGGCCGCCGCGGACAAGTCGGGTTCGGACGTACGTCACCGGCGGGCCGGGCTGGCGGGAGATGCCGGATTGGCCACCGCAGACAGCCGACCGGTCGTGGTGGCTGCAGCCCGGCGAGGGGCTGTCCGAGACTCCCCTGCCCGGCGATGCGGCCGACTCCGTCTGTTTCACCTACGACCCGGCCGACCCCACCCCGACCGTGGGCGGACGACTGTTGGCTCCGGGTGGTGGCTATCAGCGCGACGACAAACTGGCGCGGCGTGCCGATGTCCTGGCGTTCACCGGTGCCGCACTGACCGACGACGTCACGGTGTTCGGCAGTCCGGTGGTGGAACTGGCGCATTCCAGCGACACCCCGTATGTCGATGTGTTCGTCCGGGTCAGCGAGGTCGACGCGCGGGGACGGTCCCGTAACGTCAGTGACGGCTACCGGCGGTTGGAGAACGCCTGCGGCACAGTGCGTATCGAGCTCGATGAGATCGCGCACCGCTTCGCCGCCGGATCTCGCATTCGGCTGTTGATCGCCGGAGGCAACCATCCCCGGTACGCACGCAACCTCGGCACGGGTGAGCCGGCCATCAGCGGTGCCGCGATGCGGACCGCCACCCACACGGTGCGGCTGGCCGGTTCACGGTTGTTGCTGCCCGCGGACCGCTGA
- a CDS encoding lipase family protein, whose protein sequence is MTVVIAVVVVVSGVVALRADPVANADDIKYEAFYTPPQPLPAGKPGDLIRTEPLRLVLEPSGQLGSFVGTGTRIMYRGTDAQSHPVAVTGAYIEPDVPWPGSGPRPLIAYATGPYGVGEQCAPSRLFDQGIHFSQGFDLMFNYEEGFIATLLARGFAIVVTDGVGLGTHGPQSPQFLNRVAAGTALIDAARAAQKLPGTSLDPHGPVAFWGWASGGQASLSAAELAPSYAPELNIVGTYANAPLTHVVEAIPGVDGNFLAVLAGYLLRGIQASYPETEQAIWDALTPRGVQMLDWSGHTCLVQGGVDYAFRHLQFWFKDDLNEVASAEPLKTIFASQRVGNIKPKGPVYISHNRWDPLAPYTSAHDTARDWCRLGADVELWTNEQPPFLNKMDINILLPQFVDGERSMSWVSDRFNGVPTNSNCAVIQAEG, encoded by the coding sequence ATGACTGTGGTGATCGCCGTCGTTGTGGTGGTGAGCGGGGTTGTCGCACTGCGTGCCGATCCGGTGGCGAATGCCGATGACATCAAGTACGAAGCGTTCTACACCCCGCCGCAGCCGCTACCGGCCGGGAAGCCCGGTGATCTGATCCGGACCGAGCCGTTGCGACTGGTGTTGGAGCCGTCGGGTCAGCTCGGTTCCTTCGTCGGGACCGGGACGCGAATCATGTACCGAGGAACCGATGCTCAATCGCATCCGGTTGCGGTCACCGGTGCTTACATCGAGCCCGACGTGCCCTGGCCCGGCAGCGGGCCGCGACCCCTGATCGCCTATGCGACCGGGCCGTACGGAGTCGGTGAGCAGTGCGCCCCGTCACGCCTGTTCGACCAGGGCATTCACTTCTCTCAGGGATTCGACCTGATGTTCAACTACGAAGAGGGTTTTATCGCGACGCTGTTGGCCCGTGGCTTCGCAATCGTGGTGACCGACGGGGTCGGCTTGGGTACGCATGGACCGCAGTCGCCACAGTTCTTGAATCGGGTTGCGGCCGGTACCGCGTTGATCGACGCGGCGAGGGCAGCCCAGAAGTTGCCGGGAACGTCTCTGGATCCGCATGGTCCGGTGGCGTTCTGGGGCTGGGCGTCCGGTGGGCAGGCGTCGCTGTCGGCGGCCGAGTTGGCGCCGTCGTATGCTCCCGAACTCAATATCGTGGGTACCTACGCCAATGCGCCGCTGACCCACGTGGTCGAGGCCATCCCAGGCGTTGACGGCAACTTCTTGGCGGTGCTCGCCGGTTACCTGTTGCGTGGTATCCAAGCGTCGTATCCCGAGACCGAACAAGCGATTTGGGATGCGTTGACTCCGCGTGGCGTGCAGATGCTGGACTGGAGTGGGCACACCTGCCTGGTGCAGGGTGGTGTGGACTACGCGTTCCGCCATCTGCAGTTCTGGTTCAAAGACGACCTTAACGAGGTGGCCTCGGCTGAACCCCTGAAGACGATCTTCGCCTCTCAGCGAGTGGGAAACATCAAACCCAAAGGGCCGGTGTATATCTCACACAATAGGTGGGATCCGCTGGCGCCTTACACGTCGGCGCACGACACCGCGCGTGACTGGTGCAGATTGGGCGCGGACGTTGAACTGTGGACCAACGAGCAGCCCCCGTTTCTGAACAAGATGGACATCAATATCCTGTTGCCGCAGTTCGTCGACGGTGAGCGAAGCATGAGCTGGGTCAGTGATCGCTTCAACGGCGTGCCGACCAACTCGAACTGCGCCGTGATCCAGGCGGAGGGCTGA
- a CDS encoding acyl-CoA dehydrogenase family protein has product MTITTERRTADKQTFPDLLAVADRVAERLRQTAAERDRANATPRAEIELLRDNDLLQVQEPVEYGGSGLDFAQASQITRRIARGDTSIAHLLGYHYAQTRVATLFGTPAQAEAQSRRNAAEKLFWGGIQNPRGSSGLVLTRDGDGFLLNGSRTFASGASTGDQLSVTALLDGSQVFLSLDTRGGRQGFTFLDDWDNIGQRLTDSGGVRVVDARIAHHEVLGAEPFTGGTLSPYQTLITPHWQLAFVNFYIGTAEGALTEALNWTRDRATPWESSGVDRATDDPYILQTVGELVSQVRAAALLADRAGDALQAAVDIGPDLTGDQRADAAIAVYEAKYLATEVGLQTASRLFEIQGARATTTAYGFDRHWRNLRTHTLHDPVSYKAREVGDWVLNRRRPEFSLYR; this is encoded by the coding sequence ATGACCATCACCACCGAACGCCGGACGGCCGACAAGCAGACCTTCCCCGATCTGCTGGCTGTCGCAGACCGCGTCGCCGAGCGGTTGCGTCAGACTGCCGCCGAACGCGACCGCGCCAATGCGACGCCGCGCGCCGAGATCGAACTGCTGCGGGACAACGACCTGCTACAGGTTCAGGAGCCCGTCGAGTACGGCGGCTCCGGGCTCGATTTCGCGCAAGCATCACAGATAACCCGGCGGATCGCCCGTGGTGACACCTCGATCGCTCATCTCCTCGGCTACCACTACGCACAGACCCGGGTCGCCACGCTGTTCGGCACGCCCGCACAGGCGGAAGCCCAGTCACGACGCAATGCCGCCGAGAAACTGTTTTGGGGCGGAATCCAGAATCCGCGCGGCAGTTCGGGCCTGGTCCTGACGCGCGACGGCGACGGCTTCCTGCTCAACGGAAGCCGGACTTTCGCCAGTGGCGCCAGCACCGGTGACCAACTCTCGGTCACCGCGCTGCTGGACGGTTCGCAGGTTTTCCTGTCCCTCGATACCCGAGGCGGCCGACAGGGTTTCACCTTCCTCGATGACTGGGACAACATCGGTCAGCGCCTGACGGACTCCGGCGGCGTCCGTGTCGTCGATGCGCGCATCGCGCATCACGAGGTGCTCGGTGCAGAGCCGTTCACCGGCGGTACCTTGAGCCCTTATCAGACCCTGATCACCCCGCACTGGCAGTTGGCGTTCGTCAACTTCTATATCGGCACCGCCGAAGGGGCACTCACCGAAGCACTGAATTGGACTCGGGACCGCGCCACCCCGTGGGAGTCCTCCGGTGTCGACCGGGCCACCGACGATCCCTACATCCTGCAGACGGTAGGCGAGCTGGTGAGTCAGGTACGCGCAGCGGCACTGTTGGCCGACCGTGCCGGCGATGCCCTCCAGGCCGCGGTCGACATCGGCCCTGACCTGACCGGAGACCAACGGGCCGACGCCGCCATCGCGGTGTATGAAGCCAAATACCTTGCCACCGAAGTCGGTTTGCAGACCGCCAGCCGCCTATTCGAGATCCAGGGTGCCCGCGCCACTACCACCGCATACGGTTTCGACCGGCATTGGCGCAACCTACGGACCCACACACTGCACGACCCGGTGTCCTACAAGGCGCGCGAAGTCGGCGACTGGGTGCTCAACCGCCGTCGCCCCGAGTTCTCGCTGTACCGCTGA
- a CDS encoding LLM class flavin-dependent oxidoreductase, with protein MGITLHWFLPTNGDSRSDLSLGNAVGSAGSRVNDFGADRAPDLDYLRLVAGAAEKLGFTGALTPTSSWCEDAWVFTAALSQFTTRFKYLVAFRPGLQAPTLVAQAAATYQRISGGRLLLNVVTGGDDSEQRRFGDGLAKDARYRRAGEFLTVFRQLWSGQPVTFHGDHLFVEDATIVPASTWPEIYLGGSSPAAIDVAAEHADVYLTWGEPPTQVAEKIDTVRRRVKDLERVRAAAGELRFGIRLHVISRPTSAEAWAQADRLLAGLSPEQIARSQQIQRSSGSEGQRRMTALHGGRTDRLEVSPNLWAGVGLVRGGAGTALVGSHEEVADRIEEYHRLGLDEFVLSGYPHLEEAFSFGEGVVPILTERGLLPRSSHTLTT; from the coding sequence ATGGGTATCACGCTGCACTGGTTCCTGCCCACCAACGGAGATTCCCGCAGTGATCTGAGTCTGGGGAACGCCGTCGGCTCTGCGGGAAGCCGGGTGAACGACTTCGGCGCCGACCGCGCCCCCGATTTGGATTACCTGCGCCTGGTCGCGGGCGCCGCGGAGAAGCTCGGCTTCACCGGAGCGCTCACCCCTACCAGCAGCTGGTGTGAAGACGCCTGGGTGTTCACCGCCGCGCTCAGCCAATTCACCACCCGGTTCAAGTATCTGGTGGCGTTTCGCCCCGGCCTCCAAGCGCCCACCCTGGTCGCCCAGGCCGCGGCCACCTACCAACGGATATCCGGCGGTCGGCTGTTGCTCAACGTCGTGACCGGCGGTGACGACTCCGAGCAGCGCCGGTTCGGTGATGGCTTGGCCAAGGACGCCCGCTACCGGAGAGCGGGTGAGTTCCTCACCGTGTTCCGACAGCTGTGGTCCGGACAGCCCGTGACCTTCCACGGCGATCACCTGTTCGTCGAGGACGCGACGATCGTACCCGCGTCGACCTGGCCCGAGATCTATCTCGGTGGGTCCTCGCCGGCCGCGATCGATGTCGCGGCCGAGCACGCCGATGTCTATCTCACCTGGGGCGAACCACCCACGCAGGTCGCCGAGAAGATCGACACGGTGCGCCGGCGAGTCAAGGATCTGGAGAGGGTTCGCGCGGCCGCCGGTGAACTGCGGTTCGGGATCAGGCTGCACGTCATCAGCCGGCCCACCTCGGCGGAGGCCTGGGCTCAAGCCGACCGGTTGTTGGCCGGATTGAGCCCCGAACAGATCGCTCGCTCCCAACAGATCCAACGCAGCTCCGGATCGGAGGGCCAACGCCGGATGACCGCCTTGCACGGTGGCCGCACCGACCGGCTCGAGGTGTCGCCGAATCTGTGGGCAGGCGTCGGTCTGGTCCGAGGCGGCGCCGGTACCGCTTTGGTGGGAAGCCACGAGGAGGTCGCCGACCGGATTGAGGAGTACCACCGCCTCGGGCTGGACGAGTTCGTGCTGTCCGGCTATCCGCACCTGGAAGAGGCGTTCTCGTTCGGCGAGGGCGTGGTGCCGATTCTGACCGAGCGAGGTCTGCTCCCCCGCTCCTCTCACACCCTGACCACCTAA
- the sfnG gene encoding dimethylsulfone monooxygenase SfnG, whose product MPNYPTEPLRFAYWVPNVSGGLVTSTIEQRTDWSYDYNVALARIAEDAGFEYALTQVRYTASYSAAYQHESTSFSLALLLATQRLKVIAAVHPGMWQPGVLAKWLATADHLSNGRVAVNIVSGWLKEEFTKLGEPWLEHDERYRRSAEFIEALRAVWTQDSANLAGDFYRLRDFRLQPKPLSWEGRPHPEIFQGGNSTAARINGGRLSDWYFSNGNDFDGVSAQLADLRRVAADAGRIAPPRFGLNGFVIVRDTEAEAREVLREIIAKADVPAVQGFESAVRQAGASTVDRRGMWADSTFEDLVQYNDGFRTQLIGTAEQVAERIVAYRKLGVNLILAGFLHFQEEVEAFGRNVVPLVRELESHAGLAPVPEPALP is encoded by the coding sequence ATGCCGAACTACCCCACCGAGCCGCTGCGTTTCGCCTACTGGGTGCCCAATGTCAGTGGCGGCCTGGTCACCTCCACGATCGAGCAACGCACCGACTGGAGCTACGACTACAACGTCGCCCTGGCGCGCATCGCCGAGGATGCCGGCTTCGAGTACGCGCTGACCCAGGTTCGCTACACGGCCAGCTATAGCGCCGCATACCAGCACGAGTCGACGAGCTTCAGCCTGGCACTACTGCTGGCCACGCAACGGCTGAAGGTCATCGCCGCGGTGCATCCGGGCATGTGGCAGCCGGGAGTGCTGGCGAAGTGGCTGGCGACCGCCGATCACCTGTCGAATGGACGGGTTGCGGTCAACATCGTCAGTGGCTGGCTCAAAGAAGAATTCACCAAACTCGGCGAACCCTGGTTGGAACACGACGAACGGTACCGGCGCAGTGCCGAATTCATCGAAGCACTGCGGGCGGTCTGGACCCAGGACTCCGCCAACCTGGCCGGCGACTTCTACCGGCTCCGCGATTTCCGCCTCCAGCCCAAACCGCTGTCCTGGGAAGGGCGGCCGCATCCGGAGATCTTCCAGGGCGGCAATTCCACTGCGGCCCGGATCAACGGTGGTCGGCTGTCGGACTGGTATTTCTCCAACGGCAACGACTTCGACGGAGTCAGTGCGCAACTGGCCGATCTGCGTCGGGTTGCGGCCGATGCGGGCCGCATCGCGCCACCGCGCTTCGGCCTGAATGGTTTCGTGATCGTCCGCGATACCGAAGCCGAGGCCCGGGAGGTACTGCGGGAGATCATCGCCAAGGCAGATGTACCCGCCGTGCAGGGATTCGAGTCGGCGGTACGGCAGGCCGGCGCATCGACTGTAGACCGCCGCGGCATGTGGGCCGACTCCACATTCGAGGATCTGGTGCAGTACAACGACGGGTTCCGTACCCAACTGATCGGAACCGCCGAGCAGGTCGCCGAGCGCATCGTCGCCTATCGAAAGCTGGGTGTGAACCTGATCCTGGCCGGCTTTCTGCACTTCCAAGAGGAGGTCGAGGCCTTCGGCCGCAACGTTGTGCCGTTGGTCCGGGAGCTGGAATCCCATGCCGGGTTGGCGCCCGTACCGGAGCCGGCGCTGCCATGA
- a CDS encoding SfnB family sulfur acquisition oxidoreductase has product MRLATHAEAVSAAESFADTVRSGAADRDRSGGVPRAELNDFDRSGLAGITVPVADGGAGLGSRTLAEVIRTIATADPALAQIPQGHFLAIDILRQLGTPEQRIRLLPTVTEGGRIAPVLAERGGTHAQDLKTRLVPDGRGWRLDGVKYYCTGAITSRWLAASAVDPDGRTVLALVERDSPGVSIDEDWPAMGQRATVSGTTTFEGVSVDPGLVVPYWKAFETPQLLGARAQLVHAAIEVGIAEGALADAAEFVRTRSRPFFEAYRSSQVSVAADDPHTRLRFGQLSTRARAAVQLLRWAADVLDELGPIPAGPDTAARGSIAVAQAKAFASDVAVEVASQLFALTGASGTDRKYGLDRHWRNARTHSVHDPVDWKYHHIGAWELSAVRPPNHGQI; this is encoded by the coding sequence GTGCGGTTGGCGACCCACGCCGAGGCGGTCTCGGCAGCAGAGAGCTTCGCCGACACCGTGCGTTCCGGGGCGGCCGATCGAGATCGAAGCGGCGGCGTGCCGCGTGCCGAGCTCAACGATTTCGACCGGTCCGGGCTCGCGGGGATCACGGTGCCCGTCGCCGACGGCGGCGCGGGTCTGGGGTCCCGCACGCTGGCCGAAGTCATCAGAACGATCGCCACCGCTGATCCGGCCCTGGCGCAGATCCCTCAAGGGCATTTTCTGGCGATCGACATTCTGCGCCAACTGGGCACACCCGAGCAGCGTATCCGGCTCCTGCCCACAGTGACCGAGGGCGGCCGCATCGCGCCGGTTCTGGCGGAGCGCGGCGGTACTCATGCACAAGACCTCAAGACCCGCCTGGTGCCCGACGGCCGAGGCTGGCGACTGGACGGAGTGAAGTACTACTGCACCGGCGCCATCACCTCCCGTTGGCTGGCCGCCAGCGCCGTGGATCCCGACGGCCGAACGGTGCTGGCGCTCGTCGAACGCGATAGCCCCGGGGTATCGATCGATGAGGATTGGCCCGCGATGGGCCAGCGCGCGACGGTCAGTGGCACAACGACTTTCGAAGGTGTATCGGTTGATCCGGGCTTGGTCGTGCCGTATTGGAAGGCGTTCGAAACCCCGCAATTGCTCGGTGCCCGAGCTCAGTTGGTGCACGCGGCCATCGAAGTCGGCATCGCGGAAGGAGCACTGGCCGACGCTGCGGAGTTCGTCCGCACCCGCAGTAGGCCGTTCTTCGAGGCGTACCGCAGCAGCCAGGTGTCAGTCGCGGCCGACGATCCACACACCCGGCTGCGGTTCGGCCAGCTGTCCACTCGCGCCCGAGCGGCAGTGCAGTTGCTTCGTTGGGCAGCCGATGTCCTCGATGAGCTGGGACCGATTCCCGCCGGCCCCGACACCGCCGCCCGCGGTTCTATCGCGGTGGCACAGGCCAAGGCTTTCGCCAGCGACGTGGCGGTCGAAGTCGCGAGCCAACTGTTCGCGCTGACCGGGGCCAGCGGCACGGACCGGAAATACGGGCTCGATCGACATTGGCGCAATGCCCGTACCCACAGCGTGCATGATCCGGTGGACTGGAAGTATCACCACATCGGGGCGTGGGAACTCAGCGCGGTTCGGCCGCCGAACCACGGCCAGATCTGA
- a CDS encoding DUF1802 family protein has translation MQALKEWSAAVAALLAGRQRILLRKGGIHEKRFEVAAEQFLLFPTTAHSHAERVRPEHRDLLAPAAADSTQDLVIVRAAAKVVATLPIERPDALEDIADLHIWTAESVRADRVDFRPKHRLTALVVQVYPLVAPVRLARTPDYAGCSSWVQLPITDPELGAPVFTADDLAEVTARVQETVG, from the coding sequence ATGCAGGCCTTGAAGGAATGGAGCGCCGCCGTCGCCGCGCTGCTGGCCGGGCGGCAACGAATCCTGCTGCGCAAAGGTGGCATTCACGAGAAGCGCTTCGAGGTGGCGGCCGAGCAGTTCCTGCTGTTTCCGACTACGGCGCACAGTCACGCCGAGCGGGTACGCCCCGAACACCGTGACCTGCTGGCACCGGCGGCCGCCGACTCCACGCAAGACCTGGTGATCGTCCGCGCCGCCGCAAAGGTGGTCGCCACGCTGCCGATCGAGCGACCCGATGCGCTCGAAGACATCGCCGACCTGCACATCTGGACCGCTGAATCGGTGCGCGCCGACCGGGTGGACTTCCGGCCCAAACACCGGCTGACCGCTTTGGTGGTGCAGGTGTATCCACTGGTGGCGCCGGTCCGGCTGGCCCGCACCCCGGACTACGCCGGCTGTTCCAGCTGGGTGCAGCTACCGATCACCGATCCGGAACTCGGCGCCCCGGTCTTCACCGCCGACGACCTAGCCGAGGTGACCGCCCGGGTGCAGGAGACGGTGGGCTGA